Proteins from a genomic interval of Stenotrophomonas maltophilia R551-3:
- a CDS encoding S1 family peptidase has protein sequence MIRWLFLALAALPLAAGAVVIRHDVDDARYRINGSEFPALADMPGEGQGVLIAPQWVLTAAHAAPMEGMGQAIAINGKDYGVERVVVHPGYRRMPDALGKEALATGSPAKIHAFLAGSDDIALIRLAAPVNDVQPVALYRGSAEITQIAALIGKGATGNGAMGLVPGGPHRTTLRRAYNAITGGNDRYLWYRFDAPPQGLPLEGVLGNGDSGGPLLIKDHGVWQLVGLGSWITAVPEHALEAGFYGQVVHNVRVSRYVGWIESVLNAPDYRRSVTLED, from the coding sequence ATGATCCGCTGGCTGTTTCTGGCGCTTGCCGCGCTGCCGCTCGCTGCTGGAGCCGTGGTCATCCGCCACGATGTGGACGATGCCCGCTACCGGATCAATGGATCCGAGTTTCCGGCCCTGGCTGACATGCCGGGCGAAGGGCAGGGCGTTCTGATCGCGCCGCAGTGGGTGCTGACAGCAGCGCATGCCGCACCGATGGAAGGGATGGGGCAGGCCATCGCCATCAACGGCAAGGATTACGGCGTGGAGCGTGTGGTCGTGCATCCCGGCTACAGGAGAATGCCCGACGCACTGGGTAAGGAGGCGCTGGCGACGGGGAGCCCTGCGAAGATCCATGCTTTCCTGGCCGGGTCGGATGACATTGCACTGATCCGGCTCGCAGCGCCCGTGAACGACGTGCAGCCCGTGGCGCTGTATCGCGGCAGCGCCGAGATCACGCAGATCGCCGCCTTGATCGGGAAGGGCGCCACTGGCAATGGTGCGATGGGACTGGTGCCGGGCGGACCGCATCGCACCACGCTGCGGCGAGCATACAACGCCATTACCGGAGGCAATGATCGCTATCTCTGGTATCGGTTCGATGCCCCGCCACAGGGCCTGCCGCTTGAAGGCGTGCTCGGTAACGGCGACAGCGGCGGCCCGCTACTGATCAAGGATCACGGCGTTTGGCAGCTGGTGGGGCTGGGCTCCTGGATCACCGCCGTTCCCGAGCATGCCCTTGAGGCCGGCTTCTACGGGCAGGTGGTGCACAACGTTCGGGTATCGCGCTATGTGGGTTGGATCGAGAGCGTCCTGAATGCGCCCGATTACCGCCGCTCCGTAACACTCGAAGACTGA
- a CDS encoding methylenetetrahydrofolate reductase — translation MPAPGSQRAEAFINTFSLEVSAKAMPALRAEAGRIAPGTTISIPYLANEDDDARLAAARTVRELGFEPMPHLSARRIGSRAALERFLERAASEAGVAKCLLIAGDLSTPAGPYADSTSIIETGLLERCGIKVVAMGGHPEGHPVMNTEDRWRVLERKCQVIEARGMAPLIITQFGFDADIVLAWLDALRARGITVPVLVGVPGPASIARLARYAAMCGVGASASMLARYGISIGRLLGTAGPEVFVDRLVSGLTAGHGQISPHFFPFGGIAPSLDWIERYRRRTSAASV, via the coding sequence ATGCCCGCACCCGGATCGCAGCGGGCGGAAGCCTTCATCAACACGTTTTCGCTGGAAGTGAGCGCCAAGGCCATGCCGGCACTGCGCGCGGAAGCGGGCCGCATCGCTCCCGGGACGACGATCTCGATTCCCTACCTGGCGAATGAGGACGACGATGCCCGGCTGGCGGCCGCTCGCACGGTGCGCGAGCTCGGCTTCGAGCCGATGCCGCATCTCTCTGCCCGCCGTATCGGGTCGCGTGCAGCGCTTGAGCGGTTCCTGGAACGTGCCGCCAGCGAAGCCGGGGTAGCGAAGTGCCTGCTTATCGCGGGTGATCTTTCCACGCCCGCAGGCCCATATGCCGACAGTACTTCGATCATCGAGACCGGCCTTCTTGAACGTTGCGGCATCAAGGTTGTTGCCATGGGCGGGCATCCGGAAGGGCATCCGGTGATGAACACCGAGGACCGTTGGCGCGTGCTGGAGCGTAAGTGCCAGGTCATCGAGGCGCGCGGCATGGCACCGCTGATCATCACCCAGTTCGGCTTCGATGCCGATATCGTGCTGGCCTGGCTGGATGCACTGCGGGCCCGTGGCATCACGGTGCCAGTGCTGGTGGGCGTGCCGGGGCCGGCCAGCATTGCGCGGTTGGCCCGCTACGCCGCGATGTGCGGCGTGGGTGCCAGTGCATCGATGCTGGCGCGGTATGGCATCTCGATCGGTCGGCTGCTGGGAACGGCGGGGCCGGAGGTGTTTGTGGATCGGTTGGTGAGTGGGCTGACGGCCGGGCACGGCCAGATCAGCCCGCACTTCTTCCCGTTCGGCGGCATTGCCCCGTCACTGGACTGGATCGAGCGGTACCGGCGGCGAACGTCGGCCGCCAGCGTTTGA
- a CDS encoding fasciclin domain-containing protein, whose amino-acid sequence MPAHCGRQSEGRTVNALQRISAAVSLAVLVSAASSSFAANTVMVGGAAMYPTKTIVENAINSKDHTTLVAAVKAAGLVDTLNGAGPFTVFAPTNAAFDKLPAGTVDTLVKPENKAQLTKILTYHVVPGTYTSAQLVADARKHGGKATLKTVQGEPLTISLHEGKLWVIDAKGGKAGISIADVGQSNGVIHVIDTVLMPK is encoded by the coding sequence ATGCCCGCGCATTGCGGGCGCCAATCCGAGGGTCGCACCGTGAACGCTCTCCAGCGAATTTCCGCCGCAGTCAGCCTCGCCGTCCTTGTTTCAGCAGCTTCTTCCAGCTTCGCCGCCAACACCGTCATGGTTGGTGGCGCAGCGATGTATCCGACCAAGACCATCGTCGAGAACGCCATCAACTCCAAGGACCACACGACCTTGGTCGCCGCAGTCAAGGCGGCGGGCCTGGTCGACACCCTCAACGGGGCGGGTCCCTTCACCGTCTTCGCCCCTACCAATGCAGCCTTTGACAAGCTGCCTGCCGGGACTGTCGACACCTTGGTTAAACCGGAAAACAAGGCACAACTGACCAAGATTCTTACCTACCACGTGGTGCCAGGCACCTACACTTCCGCGCAGCTCGTTGCAGACGCCAGGAAGCATGGCGGGAAGGCGACGCTGAAGACCGTGCAGGGCGAACCACTTACGATCTCTCTCCACGAAGGCAAGCTGTGGGTTATCGATGCCAAGGGAGGCAAAGCGGGCATCAGCATTGCTGATGTAGGCCAGTCCAATGGCGTGATCCACGTGATCGACACTGTACTGATGCCGAAATGA
- a CDS encoding ABC transporter ATP-binding protein, producing the protein MKKTAVPPPVAEILGAYWKADRRLLLLIAGSVLLSSLASVAAPYLFSRLIDRLPIDGASALAGGFLLYAFILGAGSALQNTVQYLSFLSGENLGFITSTRYFARLLKKTNSFFLDYNAAELQVAGEKGRGALKIVVQLGLVAFIPSALQILLTLITLGALINLQVVAIVLAYGTVAVTLSAIATRRARIHREAAVEAGQQNARFVGNAMNAMETLRQFGGSAWMVQRFEQKAQEVRDSWRAYVLQRIGFIALLGIGLAVEFIVTFHLLLPRYQSGGLSVGDIVLFNLLLLQLNMPFEMIARSIDDVARSWSMLAPLSTLWAAPEERQAADAQRFAGESGRLAFERVSHRYGNGRGVSDMSFEAERGGINFLIGPTGAGKSTLFKLALKSIDPQCGRILVDGVDLSRIDRAAWHAAVAVVPQDVILLNESLADNILLGRARDDDRLRHAARKASILPLIEALPEGLETTVGERGLKLSGGERQRIAIARALYGEPAILFLDEASSALDEATEREIMDHIRALANDVTVVAITHRRGIVSPTDRVIDLEGDR; encoded by the coding sequence ATGAAGAAGACTGCTGTTCCGCCGCCCGTCGCTGAAATCCTGGGCGCGTACTGGAAGGCTGACCGCAGGCTGCTGCTGCTCATCGCCGGCAGTGTCCTGTTGTCCAGCCTGGCCAGCGTTGCTGCGCCGTACCTTTTCTCGCGCCTGATCGACCGGTTGCCCATCGACGGGGCCAGTGCCCTGGCGGGGGGATTCCTGCTCTACGCCTTCATCCTGGGCGCGGGCAGTGCCCTGCAGAACACGGTGCAGTACCTGTCGTTCCTCAGCGGCGAGAACCTCGGCTTCATCACCAGTACCCGCTACTTCGCCCGTCTGCTGAAGAAGACCAACAGCTTCTTCCTGGACTACAACGCCGCCGAGCTGCAGGTGGCAGGGGAGAAAGGCCGTGGCGCGCTGAAGATCGTGGTGCAGCTGGGGCTGGTGGCCTTCATTCCCAGTGCGCTGCAGATCCTGTTGACGCTGATAACGTTGGGTGCGTTGATCAACCTGCAGGTGGTGGCCATCGTGCTGGCCTACGGCACGGTAGCCGTCACGCTTTCCGCCATCGCTACCCGGCGTGCACGCATCCATCGCGAAGCGGCGGTCGAGGCCGGGCAGCAGAACGCGCGCTTCGTCGGCAATGCCATGAATGCCATGGAGACGCTGCGCCAGTTCGGCGGCAGCGCCTGGATGGTGCAGCGCTTCGAGCAGAAGGCCCAGGAGGTGCGCGACAGCTGGCGCGCCTACGTACTGCAGCGGATCGGCTTCATTGCACTGCTGGGCATCGGCCTGGCGGTCGAGTTCATCGTTACCTTCCACCTGTTGCTGCCGCGCTACCAGAGCGGCGGCCTGAGCGTCGGCGACATCGTCCTGTTCAACCTGCTGCTGCTCCAGCTCAACATGCCGTTCGAGATGATTGCCCGTTCGATCGATGACGTCGCGCGCTCGTGGAGCATGCTGGCCCCGCTTTCCACCTTGTGGGCGGCGCCCGAGGAGCGACAGGCAGCCGATGCCCAGCGCTTTGCGGGTGAAAGCGGCCGGCTGGCGTTCGAGCGGGTCAGCCACCGCTATGGCAACGGTCGCGGGGTAAGTGATATGTCCTTCGAGGCCGAACGTGGCGGCATCAATTTCCTGATCGGGCCAACCGGGGCAGGGAAGTCGACCCTGTTCAAGCTTGCCCTGAAGTCGATCGATCCCCAGTGTGGCCGGATCCTGGTCGATGGTGTTGACCTGTCCCGGATCGACCGTGCGGCGTGGCATGCCGCCGTCGCAGTGGTTCCGCAGGATGTCATCCTGCTCAACGAAAGCCTGGCCGACAACATCCTGCTGGGGCGCGCGCGCGATGATGATCGGCTGCGGCATGCCGCACGCAAGGCCTCGATCCTGCCGTTGATCGAGGCGCTGCCCGAGGGCCTTGAAACGACGGTGGGCGAGCGTGGCCTGAAGTTGTCCGGCGGTGAGCGCCAGCGCATCGCGATAGCCCGTGCACTGTATGGCGAGCCAGCGATCCTGTTCCTGGACGAGGCAAGCTCTGCGCTGGATGAAGCCACCGAGCGCGAGATCATGGACCACATCCGCGCACTTGCGAATGATGTAACCGTGGTGGCCATCACCCATCGGCGAGGCATCGTGAGCCCGACTGACCGGGTGATTGATCTCGAGGGTGATCGCTGA
- a CDS encoding arsenic transporter produces MLVSYSPFLIWAAVAVATVGLLFRPFRIPEYVWALGAALLLPLLGALSFGTTWNAVAEGRDVYLFLVGMMVLAELARREGLFDWLALYAVRHAGGSGRRLFDLVFLVGTLVTVFLSNDATAVVLTPAVYAACKAARANPLPYLFVCAFIANAASFVLPISNPANLVVYGQHMPPLTQWLAQFALPSLAAIGATYLVLRWVHRREIAQPLVAAPAHRPLTEGGRLSALGVLFTGTVLLVTSALNGPLGLATFCAGTLSVAVVAMRQRRSPLPLLRHVSWGVLPLVAGLFVLVEAVAQTGVIQTAASALQAVAQASPHQASWLAGGAAALLSNVANNLPVGLAAGSLGQMADLPAQTRAALLVGVDLGPNLSVTGSLATMLWLVALRREGEHVSALDFLRVGALVMPPALIGALLLL; encoded by the coding sequence ATGCTCGTTTCCTACTCCCCTTTCCTCATCTGGGCGGCCGTGGCCGTTGCCACCGTAGGCCTGCTGTTCCGGCCATTCCGCATTCCGGAGTACGTGTGGGCACTGGGGGCTGCCCTTCTGCTTCCACTGCTGGGAGCGCTGTCGTTCGGCACGACCTGGAACGCGGTGGCCGAGGGCCGCGATGTCTATCTGTTCCTGGTCGGCATGATGGTGCTGGCCGAGCTGGCCCGGCGCGAGGGCCTGTTCGACTGGCTGGCGCTGTACGCGGTCCGCCACGCAGGCGGCTCGGGACGACGCCTGTTCGACCTCGTGTTCCTGGTCGGCACGTTGGTGACCGTGTTCCTTTCCAACGATGCCACGGCGGTGGTGCTGACCCCGGCGGTCTACGCAGCCTGCAAGGCGGCCCGTGCCAACCCCCTGCCCTATCTGTTCGTCTGTGCGTTCATCGCCAATGCGGCCAGCTTCGTGCTGCCCATTTCCAACCCGGCCAACCTGGTGGTGTACGGCCAGCACATGCCGCCGCTGACGCAGTGGCTGGCTCAGTTCGCGCTGCCGTCGCTGGCCGCGATCGGCGCCACCTATCTGGTGCTGCGCTGGGTGCATCGGCGCGAGATCGCGCAGCCGCTGGTGGCGGCACCGGCGCATCGCCCGCTGACCGAAGGCGGCCGGCTCAGCGCACTGGGCGTGTTGTTCACCGGCACCGTGCTGCTGGTGACCTCCGCACTGAACGGCCCGCTCGGCCTGGCCACGTTCTGCGCAGGCACGCTGAGCGTGGCAGTGGTGGCGATGCGCCAGCGGCGCAGTCCGTTGCCGCTGCTGCGCCATGTGTCATGGGGCGTACTGCCGCTGGTGGCCGGCCTGTTCGTGCTGGTGGAAGCGGTAGCACAGACCGGTGTCATCCAGACGGCGGCCAGCGCGCTGCAGGCCGTGGCGCAGGCATCACCGCACCAGGCCAGCTGGCTGGCCGGTGGCGCGGCGGCGTTGCTGAGCAACGTGGCCAACAATCTGCCGGTCGGCTTGGCCGCTGGCTCGCTGGGCCAGATGGCCGATCTGCCGGCACAGACCCGCGCCGCATTGCTGGTCGGCGTGGACCTGGGCCCCAACCTGTCGGTGACCGGCTCGTTGGCCACGATGCTGTGGCTGGTGGCACTGCGCCGCGAGGGCGAGCATGTCAGCGCGCTCGACTTCCTGCGCGTGGGCGCGCTGGTGATGCCGCCTGCGCTGATCGGGGCATTGTTGCTGCTCTAG
- a CDS encoding DUF6622 family protein yields MLQQIVSQTPAWVWLLLAFLVTRGIAAMKPGETSLQKLAVVPVLFTVWGAWSISHRYGVSWSAWGEWLAGIGTGTALGWLLLGHVKLTLDGATGKLWRNADYSVLPLLLVTFLVKYGFEVAFAVSPPLIANAGASAAYLLLSGDFTGLFIGKYCRYLASLRLDAAAKGWKAAT; encoded by the coding sequence ATGCTCCAGCAGATCGTCTCGCAGACACCCGCCTGGGTCTGGCTTCTCCTGGCGTTCCTGGTCACGCGCGGCATTGCCGCGATGAAGCCGGGCGAAACGTCACTGCAGAAACTGGCCGTCGTGCCTGTGCTGTTCACCGTCTGGGGCGCCTGGTCGATCAGCCATCGCTACGGAGTGTCCTGGAGCGCCTGGGGCGAGTGGCTGGCCGGCATCGGCACCGGCACGGCACTGGGGTGGCTGCTGCTGGGCCACGTGAAGCTGACCCTGGATGGCGCCACCGGAAAGCTCTGGCGCAACGCGGACTACAGCGTGTTGCCCCTGCTGCTGGTCACGTTCCTGGTGAAGTACGGTTTCGAAGTCGCATTCGCGGTGTCGCCGCCATTGATCGCCAATGCCGGCGCCAGTGCGGCCTACCTGCTGCTGTCAGGGGACTTCACCGGCCTCTTCATTGGCAAGTACTGCCGCTATCTGGCCTCGTTGCGACTGGACGCGGCGGCGAAAGGGTGGAAAGCGGCAACCTGA
- the msuE gene encoding FMN reductase, which produces MTRPLRIVAVSGGLQRPSRAATLAEHLLDLIGEDVACEPHLIELGELAPQLAGALWRSQLPDSAERQLVAVEQADVLVVATPVYRGSYTGLFKHFFDFIHQDALVDTPILLAATGGSERHALVIDHQLRPLFSFFQARTLPLGVYATDRDFAEGRVHNDALIQRARLAVQRAMPLLALSHRAAPATAEAAAVL; this is translated from the coding sequence ATGACCCGCCCCCTCCGTATCGTCGCCGTTTCCGGCGGACTGCAGCGCCCCTCCAGGGCTGCAACCCTGGCCGAGCACCTGCTGGACCTGATCGGCGAGGACGTTGCCTGCGAGCCACACCTGATCGAGCTGGGCGAACTGGCGCCGCAGCTGGCCGGCGCACTGTGGCGCTCGCAGCTGCCCGATAGCGCGGAGCGGCAGCTGGTGGCCGTTGAACAGGCAGACGTGCTGGTGGTGGCCACGCCGGTCTACCGCGGCTCGTACACTGGCCTGTTCAAGCACTTCTTCGACTTCATCCACCAGGACGCACTGGTCGACACCCCCATCCTGCTGGCCGCCACCGGCGGCAGCGAGCGCCACGCACTGGTGATCGACCATCAGCTGCGGCCGCTCTTCAGCTTCTTCCAGGCGCGCACCCTGCCCTTGGGCGTGTACGCCACCGACCGTGATTTCGCCGAGGGCCGCGTGCACAACGACGCCCTGATCCAGCGCGCACGGCTGGCGGTGCAGCGGGCGATGCCCCTGCTTGCCCTGTCCCATCGCGCAGCGCCTGCCACTGCCGAGGCCGCTGCAGTCCTTTGA
- a CDS encoding methionine synthase, translating into MSTKKLLPTSTAGSLPKPSWLAEPEKLWSPWKLQDESLTEGKQDALRLSLQEQQHAGIDIVSDGEQTRQHFVTTFIEHLNGVDFEKRETVRIRNRYDASVPTVVGAVSRPKPVFMEDAKFLRRQTTQPIKWALPGPMTMIDTLYDAHYKSREKLAWEFAKILNEEAKELEAVGVDIIQFDEPAFNVFFDEVNDWGVAALERAIEGLKCETAVHICYGYGIKANTDWKQTLGSEWRQYEESFPKLQTSNLDIISLECHNSHVPIDLIELVRGKKVMVGAIDVASSTVETAEEVANTLRKALQFVDADKLYPSTNCGMAPLAREVARGKLRALSEGARIVREELSA; encoded by the coding sequence ATGTCGACGAAGAAACTGCTCCCCACCTCCACCGCCGGCAGCCTGCCCAAGCCCTCCTGGCTGGCGGAGCCCGAAAAGCTCTGGTCGCCCTGGAAACTGCAGGATGAAAGCTTGACCGAAGGCAAGCAGGATGCCCTGCGCCTGTCCCTGCAGGAACAGCAGCACGCCGGCATCGATATCGTCAGCGACGGTGAGCAGACCCGGCAGCACTTCGTTACCACGTTCATCGAGCACCTCAACGGCGTCGATTTCGAGAAGCGCGAAACCGTGCGCATCCGCAACCGCTACGACGCCAGCGTGCCGACCGTGGTCGGTGCCGTGAGCCGCCCGAAGCCGGTGTTCATGGAGGATGCGAAGTTCCTGCGCCGGCAGACCACGCAGCCGATCAAATGGGCACTGCCCGGGCCGATGACCATGATCGACACCCTGTACGACGCACACTACAAGAGCCGTGAGAAGCTGGCCTGGGAATTCGCGAAGATCCTCAACGAGGAAGCGAAGGAGCTGGAAGCCGTCGGCGTGGACATCATCCAGTTCGATGAGCCCGCCTTCAACGTGTTCTTCGACGAAGTGAACGACTGGGGCGTGGCCGCGCTGGAACGTGCGATCGAAGGGCTGAAGTGCGAGACCGCCGTGCACATCTGTTATGGCTACGGCATCAAGGCCAACACCGACTGGAAGCAGACGCTGGGATCGGAATGGCGCCAGTACGAAGAGTCGTTCCCGAAGCTGCAGACCTCCAACCTCGACATCATCTCGTTGGAATGCCACAACTCGCACGTGCCGATCGATCTGATCGAGCTGGTGCGCGGCAAGAAGGTGATGGTCGGCGCCATCGACGTGGCCTCCAGCACGGTGGAGACGGCTGAGGAAGTGGCCAACACCCTGCGCAAGGCCCTGCAGTTCGTGGACGCCGACAAGCTCTACCCGAGCACCAACTGCGGCATGGCACCACTGGCCCGTGAAGTGGCACGGGGCAAGCTGCGTGCACTCAGCGAAGGGGCAAGGATCGTGCGCGAAGAACTTTCGGCGTAG
- a CDS encoding carbohydrate porin — translation MTCSSRRLLPVAILLALPTVAAAADASDVFTPKLAYTGEAAATLDGGKRSGTAYAGQLMFGAHVDLDAAFGWRGATIKAYGINRHGTNLANSSTGNSTSVQEIYGGQGTRLANLTLEQKLLNDRLVLEAGRSVANIHHLGSELCQYFQGNSACGNPTYVFRTSNFTWWPVSSWMADATAWVTPDVYVRVGAYQVDPSQAEDGQHGLKWSTHQATGWIVPYTLGWRSPASARLKARYELGGWQDNSTYLDPLRDANGTPALLSGQDYANRRGRSGVFARFEQQLTGDGAGRGLTLFGAALKGTSGQLIEDHFLQAGVVQKGTFAGRPQDSIAFVVTQQKYSSIALEDLRLARAAAGGSGTPHGSQVMMELSYGIQLTPQLRIAPNLHYIVHPDQFNEPARQRDLPNALIAGMRVDWSL, via the coding sequence ATGACCTGTTCTTCCCGCCGCCTGTTGCCGGTAGCGATCCTGCTGGCCCTGCCTACCGTGGCCGCAGCCGCCGACGCGAGCGACGTCTTCACCCCCAAGCTGGCGTACACCGGCGAAGCGGCCGCCACGCTCGACGGCGGCAAGCGCAGCGGCACGGCGTATGCCGGCCAGCTGATGTTCGGCGCCCACGTGGATCTGGACGCCGCGTTTGGCTGGCGGGGCGCAACGATCAAGGCCTACGGCATCAACCGCCATGGCACCAATCTTGCCAACAGCAGTACAGGCAATAGCACGTCGGTGCAGGAAATCTACGGCGGCCAGGGCACGCGCCTGGCCAACCTGACGCTCGAACAGAAACTACTGAACGACCGATTGGTGCTGGAAGCCGGGCGCAGCGTCGCCAACATCCATCACCTCGGTTCGGAGTTGTGCCAGTACTTCCAGGGCAACTCGGCCTGCGGCAACCCGACCTACGTATTCCGCACCAGCAATTTCACCTGGTGGCCGGTATCGAGCTGGATGGCCGATGCCACGGCCTGGGTGACGCCCGATGTCTATGTGCGCGTCGGCGCCTACCAGGTCGATCCCAGCCAGGCGGAGGACGGCCAGCATGGCCTGAAATGGAGTACCCACCAGGCCACCGGCTGGATCGTGCCCTACACGCTCGGCTGGCGCAGCCCTGCTTCGGCACGACTGAAAGCCCGCTACGAACTCGGTGGCTGGCAGGACAACTCGACCTATCTGGATCCGCTGCGCGATGCCAACGGCACCCCGGCGCTGCTTAGTGGCCAGGACTACGCGAACCGCCGTGGTCGCTCCGGGGTGTTCGCCCGCTTCGAGCAGCAACTCACCGGGGATGGTGCCGGGCGCGGCCTGACCCTGTTCGGTGCGGCGCTCAAGGGCACCTCCGGCCAGCTGATCGAGGATCATTTTCTGCAGGCGGGCGTGGTGCAGAAAGGCACGTTCGCCGGCCGGCCGCAGGACAGCATCGCGTTCGTTGTGACCCAGCAGAAGTACAGCAGCATCGCCTTGGAGGACCTGCGCCTTGCCCGTGCCGCGGCAGGCGGTAGCGGCACGCCGCACGGGAGCCAGGTGATGATGGAACTGAGCTATGGCATCCAGCTCACCCCGCAGCTCCGGATCGCACCGAACCTGCACTACATCGTGCATCCGGACCAGTTCAACGAACCCGCCCGCCAGCGCGACCTGCCGAATGCGTTGATCGCCGGCATGCGGGTTGATTGGAGCCTGTAA
- a CDS encoding LysR family transcriptional regulator — protein sequence MLERIHLSIVQQVEQQGSLTAAAGVLNLTQSALSHSMKKLEQQLGTDVWLREGRSLRLTQAGQYLLAVANRVLPQLDLAEERLGQFAQGERGALRIGMECHPCYQWLLKIVSPYLAAWPDVDVDVKQKFQFGGIGALFGYEIDLLVTPDPLLKPGLKFVPVFDYEQVLVVARNHALAKVDHVKPRQLGQEVLISYPVPFERLDIYNQFLLPAGITPRRHKTIETTDIMMQMVASGRGVAAMPRWLVEEYAARMDVVPVRLGAKGIPKQIYLGAREADIGIDYLQAFVELARNSTPVAGNAGGAR from the coding sequence ATGTTGGAACGGATCCACCTCAGCATCGTGCAGCAGGTCGAGCAACAGGGCTCGCTGACTGCTGCCGCCGGCGTGCTCAACCTGACCCAGTCAGCCCTCAGCCACAGCATGAAGAAGCTGGAGCAGCAGCTCGGCACCGATGTCTGGCTGCGCGAAGGCCGCAGCCTGCGCTTGACCCAGGCCGGGCAGTACCTGCTGGCGGTGGCCAACCGCGTGCTGCCGCAGCTGGACCTGGCCGAGGAGCGCCTGGGCCAGTTCGCCCAGGGCGAGCGAGGCGCGCTGCGCATCGGCATGGAATGCCATCCCTGTTACCAGTGGTTGCTGAAGATCGTCTCGCCGTACCTGGCCGCGTGGCCGGACGTGGATGTGGACGTCAAGCAGAAGTTCCAGTTCGGCGGCATCGGTGCACTGTTCGGCTACGAGATCGACCTGCTGGTCACGCCGGACCCGCTGCTGAAGCCGGGCCTGAAGTTCGTGCCCGTGTTCGACTACGAGCAGGTGCTGGTGGTGGCCAGGAATCACGCCCTGGCCAAGGTGGATCACGTAAAGCCGCGCCAGCTCGGCCAGGAAGTGCTGATCAGCTACCCGGTACCGTTCGAGCGCCTGGATATCTACAACCAGTTCCTGCTGCCGGCGGGCATTACGCCGCGGCGCCACAAGACCATCGAAACCACCGACATCATGATGCAGATGGTGGCCAGCGGTCGCGGCGTGGCCGCCATGCCGCGTTGGCTGGTGGAGGAATATGCCGCACGCATGGACGTGGTGCCGGTGCGCCTGGGTGCGAAAGGCATTCCCAAGCAGATCTACCTGGGCGCGCGCGAGGCCGATATCGGTATCGACTACCTGCAGGCCTTCGTCGAACTGGCGCGTAACAGCACGCCGGTTGCCGGCAATGCAGGCGGAGCCCGTTGA
- a CDS encoding DUF1852 domain-containing protein, with protein sequence MTTENFTFSITRIPFNEDYQPADGTRITTNFANLARGESRQENLRNTISMINNRFNDLAHWDNPSADRYAVELDIISVEMHIDGGGGSDPFPLIEVLRPTIVDTRTGTRTEGIVGNNFSSYVRDYDFSVVLPASNEGKASFGIPEGFGDLHGKLFQHFLESEAYRANFSKGPVICISVSSSKTYHRTENHHPILGVEYRQGESSPTDQYFDKMGLQVRYFMPLGSVAPLAFYFQGDLLGDYSNLELIGTISTMEAFQKIYRPEIYNANSVAGKVYQPSLKHQDYSSTRIVYDREERSQLAVKQGKFTEEHFIKPYRAVLEQWAAR encoded by the coding sequence ATGACGACCGAGAACTTCACCTTCAGCATCACGCGCATCCCTTTCAACGAGGACTACCAGCCCGCTGACGGCACGCGCATCACCACCAACTTCGCCAACCTGGCTCGCGGCGAGTCCCGCCAGGAGAACCTGCGCAACACGATCAGCATGATCAACAACCGCTTCAACGACCTGGCGCACTGGGACAACCCGAGCGCGGACCGCTACGCCGTCGAGCTGGACATCATCTCGGTGGAGATGCACATCGATGGCGGTGGTGGCAGCGATCCGTTCCCGCTGATCGAAGTGCTGCGCCCGACCATTGTCGACACCCGGACCGGCACGCGCACCGAAGGCATCGTCGGCAACAATTTCTCGTCCTACGTACGTGACTACGATTTCAGCGTGGTACTTCCGGCCAGCAACGAGGGCAAGGCCAGCTTCGGCATTCCGGAAGGCTTCGGCGACCTGCACGGCAAGCTGTTCCAGCACTTCCTGGAATCGGAGGCCTACCGTGCCAATTTCAGCAAGGGGCCGGTGATCTGCATCAGCGTCTCCAGCAGCAAGACCTACCATCGTACCGAGAACCACCATCCGATCCTGGGCGTGGAGTACCGCCAGGGCGAGTCCTCCCCCACCGACCAGTACTTCGACAAGATGGGCCTGCAGGTGCGCTACTTCATGCCGCTGGGCAGCGTTGCGCCGCTGGCGTTCTACTTCCAGGGCGACCTGCTGGGCGACTACTCGAACCTGGAACTGATCGGCACCATCAGCACGATGGAAGCGTTCCAGAAGATCTACCGGCCGGAGATCTACAACGCCAATTCCGTGGCCGGCAAGGTCTACCAGCCCAGCCTGAAGCACCAGGACTATTCGTCCACCCGCATCGTCTACGACCGCGAAGAGCGCAGCCAGCTGGCGGTCAAGCAGGGCAAGTTCACCGAAGAGCACTTCATCAAGCCGTACCGCGCCGTGCTTGAGCAGTGGGCTGCCCGCTGA